One part of the Streptomyces nigra genome encodes these proteins:
- a CDS encoding FG-GAP-like repeat-containing protein, producing MPSRSHRRTPISRRRRLGLATGVVLVAGAIAVPAVNAATESAVTAKAGAERLHDDFNGDGFADVAIGAPGTTVNTQERAGSVSVLYGSASGLATSRKQVLKGPGVKDPEGWRGLYGSQLESGDLDGDGYADLVSVIQDYKVDIDNGHTVQVNWGGPSGLSDQPTTIVWTPLKSATTGLFTVADVDGDQHPDIVTLTDDDWLSAAPEKTNGDGTVFHGPFDREGHPAKKDYFTIAGKSQSYQSLSAGDVDGDGAADLAVRTTKADGSRGVELLLGGTGGFTRKGLLKDAQGRVVPGDDAAIGDLNKDGHGDIVIGHSAESTTQLPTRGGAVAVVYGGPNGVSTTRTPVWINQDTAGVPGAAEKGDGMGTGLSLGDTNGDGYLDVATGLPGEDLDTVADAGAVLVLRGGASGLTGTGSKAFTQSTAKVPGTAEKGDKFGAATALVDADGDKKDGLVVGDPDENATDGSVWVFSTTSTGITATGSFSFGPTTMGFTASKARFGAAVSD from the coding sequence GTGCCTTCGCGTTCCCACCGCCGTACCCCGATCTCGCGTCGCAGACGTCTGGGGCTCGCCACCGGTGTCGTGCTCGTCGCCGGGGCGATCGCCGTCCCCGCCGTGAACGCCGCCACGGAGTCCGCGGTCACCGCAAAGGCCGGCGCCGAGCGGCTGCACGACGACTTCAACGGGGACGGGTTCGCCGACGTGGCGATCGGCGCGCCCGGCACCACGGTGAACACCCAGGAGCGCGCCGGGTCGGTCAGCGTGCTCTACGGCTCCGCGAGCGGACTGGCGACCTCCCGCAAGCAGGTGCTCAAGGGCCCGGGCGTCAAGGACCCGGAGGGCTGGCGCGGCCTGTACGGCAGCCAACTGGAGAGCGGGGACCTCGACGGGGACGGCTACGCCGACCTGGTCTCGGTGATCCAGGACTACAAGGTCGACATCGACAACGGGCACACGGTCCAGGTCAACTGGGGCGGCCCGAGCGGGCTGTCGGACCAGCCGACCACGATCGTCTGGACGCCGCTGAAGTCCGCCACCACCGGGCTGTTCACGGTGGCCGACGTCGACGGCGACCAGCACCCGGACATCGTGACGCTCACCGACGACGACTGGCTGAGCGCGGCCCCGGAGAAGACCAATGGCGACGGCACCGTGTTCCACGGCCCGTTCGACCGTGAGGGGCACCCCGCCAAGAAGGACTACTTCACGATCGCGGGCAAGTCCCAGAGCTACCAGTCGCTCAGCGCCGGGGACGTCGACGGCGACGGCGCCGCCGACCTCGCCGTGCGCACCACGAAGGCCGACGGCAGCCGCGGGGTCGAACTGCTCCTCGGCGGCACCGGCGGCTTCACCCGCAAGGGCCTCCTCAAGGACGCGCAGGGCCGTGTCGTCCCCGGTGACGACGCCGCGATCGGCGACCTGAACAAGGACGGCCACGGCGACATCGTCATCGGCCACTCGGCGGAGAGCACCACCCAACTGCCCACCAGGGGCGGCGCCGTCGCCGTCGTCTACGGCGGCCCGAACGGCGTCTCCACCACCCGCACGCCGGTGTGGATCAACCAGGACACCGCCGGGGTGCCGGGCGCGGCCGAGAAGGGCGACGGCATGGGCACCGGGCTGTCCCTCGGCGACACCAACGGCGACGGCTACCTCGATGTGGCGACCGGCCTGCCCGGCGAGGACCTCGACACCGTCGCCGACGCGGGTGCCGTGCTCGTGCTGCGGGGCGGGGCGTCCGGTCTGACCGGCACCGGCAGCAAGGCGTTCACGCAGAGCACCGCCAAGGTGCCCGGCACCGCCGAGAAGGGTGACAAGTTCGGGGCGGCGACCGCGCTGGTCGACGCCGACGGCGACAAGAAGGACGGGCTCGTCGTGGGCGACCCGGACGAGAACGCCACCGACGGCTCCGTGTGGGTCTTCTCGACGACGTCGACCGGCATCACCGCCACCGGCTCCTTCTCGTTCGGGCCCACCACGATGGGCTTCACCGCGAGCAAGGCCCGCTTCGGCGCCGCCGTCTCCGACTGA
- the obgE gene encoding GTPase ObgE: MTTFVDRVELHVAAGNGGHGCASVHREKFKPLGGPDGGNGGRGGDVILTVDQSVTTLLDYHHSPHRKATNGKPGEGGNRSGKDGQDLILPVPDGTVVLDKAGNVLADLVGHGTSFVAAQGGRGGLGNAALASARRKAPGFALLGEPGDLQDIVLELKTVADVALVGYPSAGKSSLISVLSAAKPKIADYPFTTLVPNLGVVTAGSTVYTIADVPGLIPGASQGKGLGLEFLRHVERCSVLVHVLDTATLESDRDPVSDLDIIEAELREYGGLDNRPRIVVLNKIDVPDGKDLAEMVRPDLEARGYKVFEVSAVAHIGLKELSFALADLVGRARAAKPKEEATRIVIRPKAVDDAGFTVVREEDGLYRVRGEKPERWVRQTDFNNDEAVGYLADRLNRLGVEEELMKAGARSGDGVAIGPEDNAVVFDWEPTVMAGAEMLGRRGEDHRLEEPRPAAQRRRDRQAERDEAAQEFDDFKPF, translated from the coding sequence ATGACCACCTTCGTGGACCGCGTCGAACTGCATGTCGCCGCGGGTAACGGAGGCCACGGCTGTGCCTCCGTCCACCGTGAGAAGTTCAAGCCGCTCGGCGGACCCGACGGCGGCAACGGCGGACGCGGCGGGGACGTGATCCTCACCGTCGACCAGTCGGTCACCACGCTGCTCGACTACCACCACTCGCCGCACCGCAAGGCCACCAACGGCAAGCCCGGCGAGGGCGGCAACCGCTCCGGCAAGGACGGCCAGGACCTGATCCTGCCGGTGCCGGACGGCACGGTCGTGCTGGACAAGGCCGGCAACGTCCTGGCCGACCTGGTCGGGCACGGCACGTCCTTCGTCGCCGCGCAGGGCGGCCGGGGCGGCCTCGGCAACGCCGCGCTGGCCTCGGCCCGCCGCAAGGCGCCCGGCTTCGCGCTGCTCGGTGAGCCCGGCGACCTCCAGGACATCGTGCTGGAGCTGAAGACCGTCGCCGACGTGGCGCTGGTCGGGTACCCGAGCGCGGGCAAGTCCTCGCTGATCTCGGTGCTGAGCGCCGCCAAGCCGAAGATCGCGGACTACCCCTTCACCACGCTGGTGCCCAACCTCGGTGTGGTGACGGCCGGTTCGACCGTCTACACCATCGCCGACGTCCCCGGTCTGATCCCGGGCGCCAGCCAGGGCAAGGGCCTGGGCCTTGAGTTCCTGCGCCACGTCGAGCGGTGCAGCGTGCTCGTGCACGTCCTGGACACCGCGACGCTGGAGTCCGACCGAGACCCCGTCTCCGACCTGGACATCATCGAGGCGGAGCTGCGCGAGTACGGCGGCCTCGACAACCGTCCGCGGATCGTCGTCCTCAACAAGATCGACGTACCGGACGGCAAGGACCTCGCCGAGATGGTCCGGCCGGACCTGGAGGCCCGCGGCTACAAGGTCTTCGAGGTGTCCGCCGTCGCCCACATCGGTCTCAAGGAGCTGTCCTTCGCGCTCGCCGACCTCGTCGGCCGGGCGCGCGCCGCGAAGCCGAAGGAGGAGGCGACGCGGATCGTCATCCGGCCCAAGGCCGTGGACGACGCGGGCTTCACCGTCGTCCGCGAGGAGGACGGGCTGTACCGGGTGCGCGGCGAGAAGCCGGAGCGCTGGGTGCGGCAGACCGACTTCAACAACGACGAGGCCGTGGGCTATCTCGCGGACCGCCTCAACCGCCTCGGGGTGGAGGAGGAACTGATGAAGGCGGGCGCCCGCTCCGGCGACGGTGTCGCGATCGGCCCCGAGGACAACGCGGTCGTCTTCGACTGGGAGCCGACGGTGATGGCCGGCGCGGAGATGCTGGGCCGCCGTGGCGAGGACCACCGTCTGGAGGAGCCGCGTCCGGCCGCGCAGCGTCGGCGGGACCGGCAGGCCGAGCGGGACGAGGCGGCGCAGGAGTTCGACGACTTCAAGCCGTTCTGA
- the rpmA gene encoding 50S ribosomal protein L27 has translation MAHKKGASSTRNGRDSNAQRLGVKRFGGQVVNAGEILVRQRGTHFHPGAGVGRGGDDTLFALQAGAVEFGSSRGRKVVNIVPVA, from the coding sequence ATGGCACACAAGAAGGGCGCATCGTCCACCCGGAACGGTCGCGACTCGAACGCCCAGCGGCTCGGCGTGAAGCGCTTCGGCGGTCAGGTCGTCAACGCGGGTGAGATCCTGGTCCGCCAGCGCGGCACCCACTTCCACCCCGGTGCGGGCGTCGGCCGTGGCGGCGACGACACGCTGTTCGCGCTGCAGGCCGGTGCGGTGGAGTTCGGCTCCAGCCGTGGCCGCAAGGTCGTCAACATCGTCCCGGTCGCCTGA
- the rplU gene encoding 50S ribosomal protein L21 encodes MYAIVRSGGRQHKVAVGDIVEVDKISTAKVGDTVELSTLLVVDGDAVTSDPWVLAGIKVQAEVVDHHKGQKIDILRYKNKTGYRRRQGHRQQYTAIKVTEIPTAAK; translated from the coding sequence GTGTACGCCATCGTGCGCAGCGGTGGTCGCCAGCACAAGGTTGCAGTCGGCGACATCGTTGAGGTTGACAAGATTTCCACCGCCAAGGTTGGCGACACGGTCGAGCTCTCGACCCTGCTCGTTGTCGACGGCGACGCTGTGACCAGCGACCCGTGGGTGCTGGCCGGCATCAAGGTCCAGGCCGAGGTCGTGGACCACCACAAGGGGCAGAAGATCGACATTCTGCGCTACAAGAACAAGACCGGCTACCGCCGTCGTCAGGGCCACCGCCAGCAGTACACGGCGATCAAGGTCACTGAGATCCCCACGGCTGCGAAGTAA